The Arachis ipaensis cultivar K30076 chromosome B07, Araip1.1, whole genome shotgun sequence genome includes a window with the following:
- the LOC107608080 gene encoding ferritin-4, chloroplastic-like, with the protein MVLGLGSCSSMSSASLSSRPQLHHHYNLSSKLANNNVKSSSCAVRRKTGGVAVVKAAAYSASSSMADHGNNKAVLGIVFKPFEEVKKELLSIPKMPHQSLARQGYSSHCEAALNAQINVEYNVSYVYHAMYAYFDRDNVALKGFAKYFKESSMEERQHAEIMMEYQNKRGGRVKLESMLMPFTEFDHAEKGDALNAMELALSLERLNNEKLLNLHKIATQNKDVQLADFIESEFLVGQVEDIKKISEYVAELRRLGKGHGVWHFDQMLLNGGVAA; encoded by the exons ATGGTGTTAGGATTAGGAAGTTGTTCATCCATGTCATCAGCCTCACTTTCAAGTAGACCCCAGCTTCATCATCACTACAACCTTTCAAGCAAATTGGCCAACAACAATGTGAAGAGTTCTTCTTGTGCGGTGAGGAGAAAAACCGGCGGGGTTGCGGTGGTTAAGGCGGCGGCCTACTCCGCCTCCTCATCAATGGCGGATCATGGTAATAACAAAGCCGTTTTGGGTATAGTGTTTAAACCTTTTGAGGAAGTGAAAAAAGAGCTTCTTTCTATACCCAAAATGCCCCATCAATCTCTGGCTCGCCAAGGTTATAGTAGTCATTGTGAGGCTGCACTCAATGCACAGATCAA TGTGGAATATAATGTCTCCTACGTCTATCACGCCATGTATGCTTACTTTGACAGAGACAATGTTGCACTCAAGGGATTCGCCAA ATATTTCAAGGAATCAAGTATGGAGGAACGACAGCATGCTGAGATCATGATGGAATACCAG AATAAAAGAGGAGGCAGGGTGAAGCTGGAGTCAATGCTGATGCCATTTACAGAGTTTGATCATGCAGAAAAGGGTGACGCATTAAATG CAATGGAACTTGCATTGTCTCTAGAAAGGTTGAACAATGAGAAGCTTCTAAATTTACACAAG ATAGCAACACAAAACAAAGATGTACAGCTCGCTGACTTTATTGAAAGCGAGTTTTTGGTGGGTCAG GTGGAAGACATTAAAAAGATCTCAGAATATGTAGCTGAATTAAGAAGGCTAGGCAAAGGACATG GAGTTTGGCACTTTGATCAAATGCTTCTTAATGGAGGGGTGGCTGCGTGA
- the LOC107607021 gene encoding uncharacterized protein LOC107607021, with protein MARIDTDVMARLGSALHTPPRHHLQKNRSRCYRQHTPRLSPHRQQYSLSESSPSMSMSSTGQATCSGDVLHGQNADEVLARLRANHGGKRYQVTRIVEEVLNRVSLDVGFMNRPHFVSAFSQVVQMAEVPRGVKNSKIITKFVGEVRESTTEHVARYLVEIGNLANDENLKIIFFPSSLTKNAFTWFSNLRPNSITTWNQLETAFHAQFYRGEMNVAVTDLVALKRQDGETIDDYMIHFKNVRSTCYVSLPENEVVKIAIMGLGFYMRRKLLNMHIPDLAHLAEKVHQTKLMKKEKEKYRSEHRSKSKPFTRKEKVAYVTMESSEEELDFEAEVDWAELKKGPSYIFDVLLKDKQLILPDGRTLLSVKDLKGKPYCKFHQATSHSTNSCVRFRDLIQEAIMEGRLKFDDGNKEMKVDVDPFDADASFIEPCFGVNMVGMSYDFDVVLDDFESQVKSVYP; from the exons ATGGCGCGCATAGACACTGACGTGATGGCTCGATTGGGGTCTGCATTACATACTCCTCCTCGTCATCATCTTCAGAAGAACCGCTCCCGTTGCTATCGACAACATACTCCTCGTCTAAGTCCTCACCGTCAACAATACTCCTTGTCTGAGTCCTCACCGTCAATGTCCATGTCTTCCACTGGACAAGCAACGTGTAGCGGTGATG TTCTCCATGGTCAAAACGCTGATGAAGTTCTAGCCAGATTACGTGCTAATCATGGTGGTAAACGTTATCAAGTCACAAGAATTGTGGAGGAAGTACTTAATCGAGTCAGTCTGGATGTTGGTTTTATGAATCGACCTCACTTTGTGTCTGCTTTCTCTCAAGTTGTCCAGATGGCCGAAGTGCCAAGAGgggtgaaaaattcaaaaataattacaaaatttgtAGGGGAAGTTAGAGAGTCAACTACTGAACATGTCGCTCGATATTTGGTTGAGATTGGGAATTTAGCCAATGatgagaatttgaaaataattttttttccttcttcgttaACGAAGAATGCGTTTACTTGGTTTTCGAATCTCAGGCCAAATTCGATAACGACATGGAATCAGTTAGAAACTGCTTTTCATGCTCAATTTTATCGAGGAGAAATGAATGTGGCAGTTACTGATCTGGTTGCTTTGAAACGTCAAGATGGTGAAACAATTGATGATTATATGATACATTTCAAAAATGTTAGAAGTACATGCTATGTTTCATTACCCGAGAATGAAGTTGTGAAAATAGCAATTATGGGGCTAGGATTTTATATGCGCCGAAAGTTGCTTAATATGCATATCCCCGATTTAGCCCATTTGGCTGAAAAGGTCCATCAGACCAAACTCatgaaaaaggagaaggagaagtaTAGGAGTGAGCATAGATCAAAGAGTAAACCTTTTACCCGAAAAGAAAAAGTTGCTTATGTAACTATGGAGTCCTCAGAGGAGGAACTCGATTTCGAAGCAGAAGTCGATTGGGCTGAACTTAAGAAGGGCCCTTCATAT ATTTTTGATGTGTTGCTCAAAGATAAACAGTTAATTTTGCCTGATGGTAGAACTTTACTTTCGGTGAAAGATTTGAAAGGGAAACCTTATTGTAAATTTCACCAAGCAACCAGTCATTCGACTAACAGTTGTGTTCGTTTCAGGGACTTAATTCAGGAAGCTATAATGGAGGGACGGTTAAAGTTTGATGATGGCAATAAGGAAATGAAGGTTGATGTTGATCCCTTCGATGCTGATGCTAGCTTTATCGAACCATGTTTCGGGGTGAATATGGTTGGCATGTCTTACGACTTTGACGTGgttcttgatgattttgaatCACAAGTTAAATCTGTGTACCCTTGA